Below is a window of Planococcus rifietoensis DNA.
TACTATGCCCGTTCCACAAATCCAATTCTGGCCAGATCACATCCAAACTCAAACCGGCTGCAGAAGAAAAAAGGAAAAACGCCGTGATAGCATAAATGACGAAATACAAGTACGCGCGCTGACGAATTACAGTAAAACGATGAATATAATAGAGCAAAAACATTAACCCGAGCCCGCCAAGCACCCCGACAAACGCGACCTGTTCCCTGGTTTGGCTCTCGAATGCTTCCCGATTCCAAACGGTCACCGGCAATTGAATCGGCGCAGAAGATTCAACACGCATCCAGTAAACGATCGATTCGCCTGGAGGCGGCGCTATCGGAAAAACTGCCGTCCTGTGGATGATTTCCGCCTCAACTTCCTGGCCTGCCTGCTCCACCGTGAATCCGCCTTCGCCATCAGCTGTATAGAGGCTCACTTCGTCGACACTCGATGACCCTAGTTCGAGAAGCCATTCGGTGTCTGTTTGTGCCTTGTTTTCCACTTCAAGCATGAGCCAATGAACCGAGGAGCTAAACCCGATATTCAACGGGGTATTGCCAGCGGGCATGAAGTTCCAAACATATGGAGGTTGATCAATATCCGCGATTTGCAAACTGCCTGATTCGTCTTCAAATACAGAAAGCCGGCTGCCCGCTGCAATTTTTTCTATCCCCTCATCCAGCACAAGCTGGCGGCTGGACTCCGCTGAAATATTCATGCCGACACCGGAAAACACTAAACAGCATACGAGGAAAAAGAATAGAGCTGAGCTTATCTTCCCATCGAAATAACTCATGGCACTGCACCTCTTTTATCCGAATTATCAGATATCTATAGTTTTCGGAATCTCATTTATTGGACGGAGCGCAAAATAGCAGGAAATAATCGTTTGTCCTAAGGCAAAAGATTTACTTTTAGTTTTTTTAATCCATTTTATGTATATTAACTAGGTTTATTGATTTAACGAAATCATATCATTTATCACAGGAAAAGAAAACCATTTTAATTTCCGAATATTCAAATATATATTTTGCCCTATAATAAATAAAGCCGTTCTCACGCCTTAGTTCAAAAGAATCAAAAAAACCGTAAGCATCCGCTTACGGTTTTAGTAATTGAAATGCATCTGTTTCATTGCCTTTAACTTTATACATCGCTTCATCGGCCCGCCTTAATATGGAGGAAATGCTTTCTTCTGCCGAAGACGCTACAGCCGCTCCTAAACTGAAATTGACTGGGACGGTATTGCCATGGATGACCCAGTTGCCCGAAAGCAAACCATGGATGTGTTGTGCAGCTGCTTGAGCCGCGGAATCGGTCGCTACTCCTTCCAAAATGATAACGAATTCATCGCCGCCCATCCTGGCAGGAATATACCCTTGTTCTTCCAATTTGGATAAGCGCCCCGCAAACTCAACCAAAACCATATCTCCGAAATCATGGCCATATTCATCATTAATGTACTTGAAATCATCAAGGTCCAATACAGCCAAGGCTATTTTCCCGCCTGCCCGTTCCTGCTCTTGTTGCTTTTTCTGGCTGTATTCTTGGAAATAGCGGCGGTTCGGAAGGCCCGTCAAGGAATCATGGAATGCATAATATTCCAACTGGGCTTCGTAATCCTTTTGAACTGAAATGTCTCGGACGATCATGACCATATGTGAAAACACGCCTTCCCCATCGTAAACGGGAGTTCCGTTCATTTCCGCCCAGATCCATCCGCGTGCCGGGTGATCGAAGCGCAGCTGCAAGGAATATGGGCCTGCCTGTTGCATAGCTTCCTGAAACTGCTGAGCGACAAGCGCCAAGTCGTCGGGGTGTACGTTAAAGAACGGTTTTTGCGACGCCGCTTCTTCTGGGGCAATGCCGAAAATCTCCTGGCTCGAGGGGGATACATATAAATATTCCTTTTGCCTATTCATCAAGATCACAACGTCGTACACATTCTCGGCAATCACGCGAAAATTCTTCTCGCTCTCCAAATATTTGCTGACCAGCCTATCCAGCTCAGTCATGTTTTTCGCCATCAAATAATAGCCGGTGACTTTTCCGTAGACGCTAATCGGAATGAATTTCACTAAACAGCCGATAGCTTCCCCGTTCTCGGCTTTCAGGCTTAGCCGATGGTCTTTATAGAGGCCTGCCCTTGCCTCTTGAAAGATCTCGTACGATCTCATATGCTCGGCTGGTTCGACTACTTCGCAGAAATCCCTGCCTGCCAATTCGCTGATGGGACGCTGGATTAACGTCCGGGCCATCCGGTTCCCACCGTTGATTTGCCCGTTCAATGTCAAAGTGAATACCGCATCGCCGTTGCTTTCAAACAACGAACGATATTTGGCATTGCTTTCTTCCAGCCGGCTGAGCGCTTCTTCGCGTGAATGCTTGGCCAGCTTTTCTTCCGTCACATCATTGACCACGCTGACGATATGGCTGCACCGGCCGGAATCGTCGAACATCGGCGTCAAGCGCGACTTTGAATAACGCAGTTCACCGTTTGGGGCATAATAAGAATCCTCATAGAAAATGCTCGTCCCTGCCGTCAAAGCCTTCTCATAAAAATGGATCAGCTGTCGTGCTATTTCCGGTTCGTGCACTTCACGAAATGCCTTTCCGAGGGCGGAGTCATCCAATTGCGTATTGACTTTAACCGCCTCATTGATGAACTCGTAAACCCAAGCATCCTTTTCAACCCTGACAATGAAAATCATTTCTTCTATCCCTTCGAGCAATACACGCTCTAACGCCAATCGTTCAGGCCTTCTCCCCATCTTCAATCCCCCAATTCCCCATAATGCCACTGACTTGTTTTAACTTCTTTAACATCTTATCAGACTTTCCATTCATCAGGAACTTTACGCCTAGCTGTAACGTCTATCGACACATTTGTTACCGTCCATGCAATGGATTCCACTCGCCCAACTGCCAAGCACTCCATAAGCCAAGCTCATCTGTATCCGCTATAATGAAAGCAGATTCATGCAGCCAAACTGATTTTTTGCTTTCATTCCACCACTCGGGCGCAACTAGGAGGGACTATTATGTGCTTAATCAATCTGCAATTCCAGCAGCACCCCCGCTATAAATTAATCGTCGCCGCAAACCGGGATGAGTTTTACGGACGCCCCGCTGCGCCTGCCCATTTCTGGAAAGATTCACACGGAATTCTCGCCGGCCGCGATTTAAGCCAGATGGGCACTTGGCTCGGCGTCCATAAATCGGGGCGCTTCGCTGCACTGACCAATTACCGGGACCCCGAACATATGGCAGCCGGCGCCAAATCACGGGGCGAACTGGTCACGCAATTCCTCGATGGCCATATCGCTCCTGAAGATTATTTGCGGGAGATCG
It encodes the following:
- a CDS encoding diguanylate cyclase domain-containing protein, producing MGRRPERLALERVLLEGIEEMIFIVRVEKDAWVYEFINEAVKVNTQLDDSALGKAFREVHEPEIARQLIHFYEKALTAGTSIFYEDSYYAPNGELRYSKSRLTPMFDDSGRCSHIVSVVNDVTEEKLAKHSREEALSRLEESNAKYRSLFESNGDAVFTLTLNGQINGGNRMARTLIQRPISELAGRDFCEVVEPAEHMRSYEIFQEARAGLYKDHRLSLKAENGEAIGCLVKFIPISVYGKVTGYYLMAKNMTELDRLVSKYLESEKNFRVIAENVYDVVILMNRQKEYLYVSPSSQEIFGIAPEEAASQKPFFNVHPDDLALVAQQFQEAMQQAGPYSLQLRFDHPARGWIWAEMNGTPVYDGEGVFSHMVMIVRDISVQKDYEAQLEYYAFHDSLTGLPNRRYFQEYSQKKQQEQERAGGKIALAVLDLDDFKYINDEYGHDFGDMVLVEFAGRLSKLEEQGYIPARMGGDEFVIILEGVATDSAAQAAAQHIHGLLSGNWVIHGNTVPVNFSLGAAVASSAEESISSILRRADEAMYKVKGNETDAFQLLKP